The window gtcaccatagggcttttgtattagatttctttctgtaatcccgtttgtagtttcatgtttcactcttGTATTGTACGGAccctatgcgaatgtatgcaactttttattaatgaatggaacttagtgttgtttaatccttgtacggtgttctatttacattactgtatgatgattttgtggtatctgaatctatttgcgttacctaattaacatgtgttgtgttgatttcatgttggttgccatatactatattattatttattgaatactggattttgacttgagtcaaaaattttgtttagaacatcaatggccaacggaagatcaacgcccacagtagcacagatcgaagaaatgatcactgaacgagtagccgcagctttagcggaaatgaaccccaagccccaccagttaaccagcccattcgtaatgggtgtacttataaggaattccaaagctgcaagccccacaactttagtggtactgaggggccagttggtctcactaggtggtttgagaaattagaatcggtgttctgtgtaagcaactgctcagagacgaacaaaaccaagtatgcctcatgtacgctgtcggacggcgcactaacctggtggaacacacttgctcaagctaagggtattgacgaggcttatgccactccgtgggaagaatttaaaggggccatgattgaggagtattgcccTCGAACAGAGATATAGAAGATGGAAACTGAGTTTTGGGGACTGAAAGTggtaggaaacgatcttgatggttacaaccgtaggtatctggaattagctctgatgtgtcccacgatggttaccccggagtttaagcgaatggaaaggtacttgtggggacttcctaagaccattaagggaaatgtcacctcttcaaagccAGCTgacgtcccagaagctatgcgcatggcgcacaccttaatgaaccaaattatcagcgatgaaccgaaaaaggcaaaatccgaatcgggtagtagtgagaagcgtaagtgggacaataaGGGGAGAGTCTATTATCAAAATCCGGCCAAGCGACAtgaaggtttcaagggaaacaaccccaACCCGAAACCTAGCTCGAaatctaactacaagggtagtctgccgcagtgcaagagatgctacaagcatcacacctggtactgcaacgtggtctgcgaaaaatgtaaaaggaccgggcatattggcaaagactgcaagatcaccaccctgaatgtgaagacaaaccctactggaccaagaaagtgctatgaatgcagacagacgggccacttcagaaatgagtgtcccaacaagcgaaaggacggcggaccaccgcgtggcagagctttcaatgtaaatgcaagggatgcccgtgagaaccccgacttggtcacaggtatattcactatcaacaatctattagcttctgtcctatttgatactggtaccgatagaagttatgtatgtagacacttttgctctaagataaattggtcgttagttcctttaaaggggagtatacttgtagaggtagccaatggaaaacttgagaaagttgaccaaattagccgaggagctattatcaacatagctggtgtgggtttcgagattgacttgatacccattaagttgggaactttgatgttattatcggtatggactggttgaccaagataagggctgacattatctgtggagataaagctcttcgtatacctcacggagacggtgagccactgattatttacggagagagatgtagctcaaaactgaatctcattagttgcatgaaagcgcaaaagatcatgaagaaaggacgtcttgctgttttggaacatgtgaaaacgttagaaactgtggtgaagagcgtggatgatgtacgaattgtgaacgaattttccgatgtctttctggaagaattgcctggattaccgccaccgagagtagtagagtttcagatcgatttagtgccaggagctgcacctgtatctCGCGCactttatcgactcgcaccttccgaaatgcaagaattgtagagccaactacaagaactgctagatcgtggatttatccaaccaagtttctcgccttggggcgcacctgttttatttgtgaagaagaaggacagatccttccgcatgtgtatcgactaccgtgaactcaacaaattgacgatcaagaatcggtatcctcttccccgaattgacgatctttttggtcaactacaaggatcgagcatttactctaagatcgattttgcgattcggttatcaccagttgagggtgaaagagagtgacgtgatgaagactgcattcaggattcgttatggtcattatgagtttctcgtgatgccattcgatttaaccaacgcacctgccgtatttatggaccacataaatcgtgtctgcaagccatacctggataagttcgttatcgtcttcatagatgatatcctcatctactccaaaagcgaagaagaacatgagcaacatcttcgtccagtgttggaactcttgagacaagagcaactttatgcaaaattcttcaagtgtgagttttggttgaaggaaatcCAATTtatgggtcacgttgtgagtgctcaaggtatcaaagttgatcccgcaaagattgaagctatcagcaagtgggaaacccccactactctgactcacattcgccaatttttagacctcgccggttactatcgaagatttattgaaggtttctctctgattgcgcgtcctttgaccgtgctgactcacaaagggaagaagttcatttgggaacccgaacaggaatcagcatttcaaaccttgaaaaagaagttaaccaccgcacctatcttatcacttcctgaaggcagtgatgattttgtcgtttattgcgatgcttcgaaaattggttttggttgtgtactgatgcaacgcacaaaggttatcgcttacgcctcccgacaactgaagattcacgaacgaaattacacaatgcacgatcttgagcttggagccgttgtctttgcattaaaattgtggagacattatctttatggaacaaagagcactattttcaccgatcataaaagcctccaacacatctttgatcagaaacaactgaatatgagacaacgtcgatggatcgagacgttgaacgactatgattgtgaacttcgttatcaccctggcaaggccaatgttgttgctgacgctttgagctgaaaggagaggatggaacctcttcgtgtttgggctctgaacatcaccattcatttgaacctcaacagccagatccgagcagcacaagatgaggctctcaaggaggagaatatatctcatgaatacttgaacattctcgtttctcgatttaaagttaaggagactggactccgatgctatgccggaagaatttgggtacctcgttatggagatttacggagccttatactagatgaagcccacaagtcgagatattcgattcactcaggagccggtaaaatataccacgatcttaaggaacagtactggtggcctaattttaagaaggacgttgcaacttatgttggtaaatgtttgacttgctcgaaaattaaggccgaacatcagaggccttctgggttacttcaacaaccggaaatccggcaatggaagtgggaaaggataacaatggatttcattaccaagttaccaaacacggtgggcggatacgataccatttgggttatcgttgaccgtctttccaaatctgcacactttttagccatgaaggaaactgatacgatggagagactcgctcaactatacataaagaggttgtatcttgtcatagtgtgcccttatcgatcatctcagatcgcgatccccgttttgcttccagattttggcgttctttgcaggaagccttggggactcgtctcgacatgagcactgcgtatcacccacagaccgacggacaaagcgaacgcacaattcagactttggaggacatgttgcgtgcatgtgtcattgatttggaaaaggcttgggaaaggcattggccactagccgaattctcttacaacaacaattatcattcgagtattaatactacaccttttgaagtgttgtatggccgcaaatgccgatctcctatttgttgggccgaagtaggcgaaacgcaaatcaccggacccgagatagtccatgaaacaactgagaagattgtccaaattcaagcgagactcaagacggcccgtgatcgccaaaagagttatgcagaccttaaacgtaaGAACTTTGAAtccaacgtgggtgaccgtgtaaagttgaaggttgcaccttggaaaggtgtgattcgttttgaaaaacgtgggaagctcaacccgcgatacagcggtcctttcgaaatcttggagcgtgttggacccgttgcttaccgtctggatcttccaactcaattgagcttagttcatcctacctttcatgtatcgaatttgaagaagtgtcttgctgaaccggaacatgtcataccattggaggaacttacgattgatgacaaactttacttcgtggaagagcctgtcgaaattatggaccgtgaggtcaaaactttgaaacacaacaagattccgatcgtctgagtacgatggaataccaaaagaggacctgagtttacctgggaacgagaggatcaaataatgcagaagtatcctcaccttttcccaactcctccatctacctcagcttaaaatttcgggatgaaattttctttaacaggtgggtaatttaatgaccctggattttccaacctttaattattaataatttattattaatgcttgtgttttactaaacgtgttcttatacgtgttacttgttaccgtatttaactttacatGGCCCGACTTGACTTTGTGACACaagtactttacacgaataatatttcgaatattatttacgttcatgattaattattattaatcatttttaattaactaatgtaagtagttaattacttgggctttatttaattaattgttatttacttggacttgggcttttattaatgtacatggacttgaaagcccaccctacacacttaatggactagttgtgagcccattttattactagtaacttattaatgttaaatttagattaattaagttaataatGAAGACACTTGTGCAAGCATGCTAGAAACTCTTCCGCATACACTTAACTTTATCTATTCTAAGCTTACACCTTCACCTCATGCTAGAAAGTTAAGACTTGACTTCCCCCTTATGGCCATATGACCGTCGGCCTTTGTACACATGGGGGAgagttccattttcaaatttttgtgaattatttactagtatctcatctcatttttcacacacttcattttacacttctcattttctctcattttctctctaacttgtaagtaacaaggcttggttttctttttttttttcttcctaaaaaccgaacataaacatcatcattcttcttgttcaagttacttgtagttgtttgttgttgttaaagatcaagttctctaacttgtatcttcatgtaatcttggttacttccatcttttctttgatgaagaaccaagaacaagaatctaaactttatagtttatggttctacacttaaatgttttaaagatttaaagttcataagtttcattatcatacttgtgttcatgtttgtaaacttaaggtttactttcttaaagatcaaagccttggattgaatctttctaagtatgaacaaccatgaacttattacttgtagatttaatttatttcttctctTGTACATGTTTCCAATTCGTGATTCTTGTTTtggttggtcaagtattactagttaatcttgatctcatttttcttgaactaaagttaactttgtaagttcaagaacatggaagtataactttctagttataacttcatacacttgtgttggatctaagtttctatagcttatggtcttctaaatttgttgtaaacaagagcttataagcttatatacatgttacaagttgaaaatctaagtttcataacttatggtttcattaaagtgtagatccaagttttgtaacttagaatctaacttaagaacactatatctagactttctagtctaggatctttaagatctaaccaagatctaagttctacaacttaagatcttgtttatttagtttactttcaagtttgtagcttaatattaatagtagaactcatgtatgtgtcggatctaagatcttgatgtaactttggttcatcaaactacatacaactcttaagtgagttgtgctacatatcttagacttacactagtgttatgatggtcaaaccttggttaagatgatgcaaacccatcaacgagttgtacacttgaagctatacgcatcaaggatgagaaccgtgatgagcatcaagcatcaaGAACCCAACGGAACACATTTACTTACTGtttatggaactgatcagactacctgggctactggaaagttgattttcagttagttcggttcgagtagatgattttatgtttagacctcgtcttaatccgagttacggtttaggatctatggcctcccgaaagtcactacaccctattaacattgtgctgaaatttctgacctactcgcacttaaaccatcaccaaggtcaaacgaagacgattttggttctggaaattggtcagcctctaggggagtcatatacggagccatggccactggtctcactccATTTCAGTTtgcatagaggtcgtggcgactgaacgaaatcagcccttgtttcaaactctagtcttgacttaaaacttactttacactttttgtttaatgatgaatgatgatggtacttaagacctaatttacatacttttaaacctttgggaacgatttactgacttagtaacttttgacttaggttgaggaccttccggaccaaccacatGCTTACTacttcccgcgtatcgacttttactacttttcactgtgagttatagcatccctttttactttaactattttgggaactgagaatacatgcgcattttacgttttacatactaggcacgagtacttaaactttatatatgtgtgggttatacaacgacataaactttccccttagctcggtaacgtttagtcattggtctttgaaccggtgaacgcgaatcttagacatggatccatagggtttgacatccccactcgggctagtagcgctagcatttaatgggtgtttaatacttcgtaaacttatgcactcgccaagtgtacttttagggcgtgttatttacgttaagttagttaccaagtgcccacggttgaacatatatttttcatactgttttgaaacgctgtttgaagcactgaaatctcgtggcctaccttacattactgttatacttaaactatagctcaccaacctttgtgttgacgtttttaagcatgtttttctcaggtgcttaaggtttgcttgcttccgctgtagctgtcatgctttgtagactcccgctgcgcttattagagatgtcaccgcatgaaacgtttaatttgcattcaaacaatgttatttttgaaacaatgtatttgtaacgacctatgggtcacgtactattatttttgcttgctattcatagaagcatactttcggatgttaaacatttgacgttggttaaaacgtcaccttttatcatgaatgcaaactctttttgaaacagcatatagtatttgaccttgtaatgatcctgttgttgatgattcgtacacgatggttttgtacgtggCATCATAGGTTGTTTATTATTCACCCCACGATCCCAGGCGATGAAGGCCTTTAACATTAGACCGTCTGCATATGCAGTGTTCAGCTTCCTTACAAAACTTTCCATTTCAACTTCACCAACTCCTTCGTATCTTACGAACCCAAACCTTTTCCCGCTCTTCAATCTCTTCTTTGGTGGGACAAAAACTTCCCTAACGATCCCATAACTCTTAAAAAGCTTCAATCCGTGACATTCCACCTCTCCGgaaagttgaaaaagaagaaagacTTGATGTTTGCGCCGAATAATCCCGTGTGCCGATGCTTGCTGCTGCCATCTAGATTTCTTTCCCTGTTCTGGAATCCTGCAGTGTATTGAGCTGCTCCAATCCCTTCGGTAGCAACTCCATTGAAGACCCTCTCACTCTCTCTCACCATTCTCTCTACCAAAAAATTGTAGATACGGAGTACTACCGAGCCATCTGTCAGACCAAAATTTTTATAAATTAATATCTACAATTTTTTGGTAGAGAAAGGGATTGAAGAGTAATTGACGACGAATGGGATTTAATCAATCTGATCTCAAGGATACAACTTCATTATGGCTCGCAAGATAAGTGGAAATAGACATATGCTTCTGATGGATTGTTCACAACAAAGCAGATGGCGGCAATGATTGACGAGAAGAGATTGGAATCAGGAAGTTCAGCAACGGAAACAATTCGGAACAACTCAATTCCACAAAAGGTTGCAATCTTCATTTGGAGGGCAAAACTCAATAGATTACCGGTACGTTCGGAACTGGGAAAAAGAGGTATTGATTTGGATTCTGTATTATGTCCGATCTGTGGTAATGAAATCGAAACCGTTGAACATTCGCTGATTAAATGCAAAAAAGTGACTGAAttctggatttttttttttttaatttggtgGAACGTTCCGGTATGCAATCTAAACGCGTTGGATCCTTTAGCAAATGATGGGATTTTTACCTCGTTCACTAAGTATGGAAAGTCGATATGGGAAGCAGTAAAATGGGTGGGTTGTTACGTATTGTGGAAATCCAGGAATAACAAAGTGTTTAATCGAAAAGAGTGGAGCATCTCAAGCATCATATCCGAGGTTCAAACTACTACTTTCGGGTGGATTGCAAAACGTTCCAAGAAATTCTTCTTGGATTGGCATCAATGGATAATCAACCCGGAGTTCTATGTCGATAGTCTGATCAATAGGTTGGGGATAGGGTAATTAGTTTGTGGTGGAAGACTATGTAAATAATTAGATTCTATAGTTGTTGGTTGGGGCCTTTAGGTGCAAGTAAATATCGGTGGCCTCGTTGCAAACTATTATCTCGTTGTAGTGTTTGTATATATCAATATATTGCTTgcttttaaaaaaagaaaaatctACAATTTTTTGGTATATACATTACATTACATCAGAACTCAATAAGCATTCTCacacattaattaattatattttattttaattttaattaatagaaAATAGTAAGACGTGCAAGTTGACTTGTATGAAAAGAAATCTGCAAACGGGTAATAGGATCCGGGCAGCGCGTGTCATGGCATGTGCATCTTGTCCATAAAAGTAAATATTTctttctttatttatttaaattaaattaaattaattaattaattaattaaaaataaaagaaaaaagtgGATAATATAAATTCCACCCGAAGGTAGCCATAATATCACCAAAAAAAAGCATTCATTAATTTTTCATAATCTtacagagagaaagagagagaacaAAAGTAACAACAACAATAGAAGGCCTCCTCGTATTTTCATGGCGATTCAATCGATAAATAAACCCTGAATGGTGTTTAGCTGGAATCCTCTGTTTCTTTGTTCAAATCGTTGTCCAACACTTTAAATTCAATAAAGAAAAAACACTCTTTTCgtcaattttatttatatttttatcatacataaaaaaaaagaaagaagaagaagaaagaaggaaAGATGATGCAGATGGACAGAAGACCTTGTTTGGATGAATTTGAAAAACTACTTGTACGGATGAACACTCCAAGGTCAGtatatgtttaatttttttttttaataattactaTAACCCCTGTTTCTTTTTTCTCCAGATTTTAGGTTTATTTTGTTAGTaatcttttgtttttttttttttccagtttAATCTTTAGTTGTAGCCTAATTTTACTTCTACAATATTTTCAGTTATTACTGTAGATACGGTATATATTTTCCTTAATTACTCAACTCTAGGGCTCAAATCACTGTATGTTTGGAGAAAATacataaaattattttttttatagtaTACTGAAACTTGTTTTATTTCAATTTTATTTGTAtaattttgacttttttttttcAGTGTCTACCAAAATATCTTTCACGCTACGTTTTAGTTTTGCGACGTCTTAATCAAATGTGTTTATTTGGTAAATTGCAGGGTCATGATCGACAATGCTGGTTGTGTAAACGCAACCCTAGTCATGGTAAGATTTGATTTAACAGCACAACTATTCCTAAATTAAATGAAACATCCCATTTATTTATTAAtctgttaaaataaatatattttatagatTGATAGTGCGAGAAAAGATAGAATTCTTCTAGAGGCGGTTCAAGTTCTTACGGATTTAAACCTTTTAATCAAAAAAGGTTATGTCTCTTCTGATGGAAGGTGGAACATGGATGGTAAGCTTTTATGTTCTTGCACCTAATTTTATTAATAGGTATAATTATTGTTTTTTGTTAAGTGAGTAACGTTTTCCCCCCTTTGTATTTATTATTTACAGTATTTCATGTGACTAATTTGGATGGAAATAAATTGACGGATAATAGCATCATCAATTGCATTCAGCAGGTAATTTGTGTTAATTTAATTTACCCCTGTTTATCTTAAAGATAATTATGTTACATGTAGTTAATTAATAGCTAAAGGcgagtttatgtttatgttttgtttgtgcAGTCACTTGGAACCATTCGCAACGCCAGATCTCAATCTTTTGATGGAATGACTGCAATAGAGCTAACCGGTACCGATAGAGTGGGCCTCCTATCCGAAGTTTTTGCGGTTCTGTCTGATCTCAAGTGTGACGTGGCAGAATCTAAAGTATGGACACACAATGGCCGGATTGCGTCTCTTATTTACGTAAAAGATTGCGATTCGGGGTGCCCAATTGGGGACACTCAAAAAATTGAGAGCATAGAAGCTCGATTAAGAAACGTGCTTAAAGGGGATAATGATATTAGAAGTGCAAAAACTTCGATTTCAATGGGATTCACTCATACAGAAAGGCGGCTTCATCAGATGATGTCTGCAGACCGTGATTACGAAAGAATTCCAATTATAAAAACGAGTGATGAATATTCTCCTTTAGTTTCTTTTCAAAATTGTTTGGAGAAAGGGTACTCGGTTTTAAACATAACGTGCAAAGATCGACCCAAGCTTTTATTCGATGTACTCTGCACCTTGACGGATATGGAATATGTAGTCTTTCATGCCACGATAGACACCACAGACAATGGCGCATATCTGGTACACATTCATACCTTATTTTGTCATTAATTTTTCATTCAGTTGTGTTTAGTTGGTTATGATATATGAGTTGCTAACAGTTTGAGTGTTTATTATTTGTTAGGAATTCTTTATTAGACATATAGACGGAACACCGATTAATTTAGAAGCCGAAAAGCAACGAGTGACCCTTTGCCTAAGAGCTGCAATCGAGAGAAGAGCGTCCCAGGTATTAATCAGTTACGATAACTTAGATTGGTTTAATTCTGTTTTATTATTTGTTAACTTTTTATAGTTTGTAACATTTGATTTTATTTAGGGTGTAAGGCTGGAGCTATGCCAGGCGGATAAACCCGGACTATTAGCGGAAGTAACACGAACATTCCGAGAAAACGCTATAAATGTAACGCGTGCTGAAATATCTACAACAAAGGGTATAGCTTTAAATGTGTTTTACGTCACGGATGCACTTGGAAACCATGTGGATTCGAAGATAATAGAATCGGTTAGGCAAGGAATCGGGTCGGATTACCTAAGAGTAAAGGAATTACCAATAGCATGTAACAAAAGGAATCAACAAAAAAAGTCAGAGAATGAAGAAGGTGGTGGTGGGGGGCTTGGTGGGGCAGTTTTGTTATCACTTGGAAGTTTATTGAGAAGGAACCTTTACAACTTGGGGTTGATCAAGTCATATTCTtcttgaaacaaaaaaaaaaaaaaaaggagggaattattttgaaaaattttactgggGGGAAAGCATAGATACTTTGCTTATGGTGTACATAATTAAAATATTGGTGGGGTTAGTTGATGACTTTTGTGATGGTTGGTATCGAGTGGGTAGAATACACATATAGGAAGGCACACATATTAGGTTAATGGGGTCCACTGTGGTTTATGAGTTGTTGCATTGCTGGCATGACAGGTGGTACACAAGAAGAATTATATATGTGTTTGGGATGATATTATTTTAGGTAGATGAATGAAGTTACGCCCTTTTGTTACCATAGACATTTTGTTACCATAGACATAGACATAGTTATAGTAGTTTGTACATAACttctattataattataatcttatACCTAATTAATTGAATCTAACTACTAGTAGTATTTGATTGTTTTGACTCTGTTTCTAACTATAATCATACCAATATAATTTATTCATAGCGTAGAATTTCATTGTAAAGAATATAATGTTAAATGTCGTCAACAACACAAAAAGAATGGAAAAAATTTAAATGGTGAATCATTCACTCTGGAGAGTTGGAGAGTACCATACAATTGTACAAACAACAGAGATAAAACGTAAAGACTAAAGACATGTCATAAGATTCAAGAGGTTTCACTGTATTCTAATCTTCATGGACCTGTTTCCGATTCACACTTCTTTCCTTATCGTATGTTTGTTGTGTTTCGAGTCCCATGAtcctacaacaacaacaaaaactcaATATCATGTAGATAATTCTTTTCCTATCTGAGAATAAAGACAAGTTATTTTTCTACCACCCAGAAtgaaaacactctcaagagtagataaagtcatatctctctctctctctctctctctgctaTTCGATGGTAGAGAATCCAATGATCCTAGTTGCTCTTAATAGGGTTGTCCAGTTTT of the Rutidosis leptorrhynchoides isolate AG116_Rl617_1_P2 chromosome 5, CSIRO_AGI_Rlap_v1, whole genome shotgun sequence genome contains:
- the LOC139846788 gene encoding ACT domain-containing protein ACR8-like — its product is MMQMDRRPCLDEFEKLLVRMNTPRVMIDNAGCVNATLVMIDSARKDRILLEAVQVLTDLNLLIKKGYVSSDGRWNMDVFHVTNLDGNKLTDNSIINCIQQSLGTIRNARSQSFDGMTAIELTGTDRVGLLSEVFAVLSDLKCDVAESKVWTHNGRIASLIYVKDCDSGCPIGDTQKIESIEARLRNVLKGDNDIRSAKTSISMGFTHTERRLHQMMSADRDYERIPIIKTSDEYSPLVSFQNCLEKGYSVLNITCKDRPKLLFDVLCTLTDMEYVVFHATIDTTDNGAYLEFFIRHIDGTPINLEAEKQRVTLCLRAAIERRASQGVRLELCQADKPGLLAEVTRTFRENAINVTRAEISTTKGIALNVFYVTDALGNHVDSKIIESVRQGIGSDYLRVKELPIACNKRNQQKKSENEEGGGGGLGGAVLLSLGSLLRRNLYNLGLIKSYSS
- the LOC139850214 gene encoding uncharacterized protein produces the protein MAAMIDEKRLESGSSATETIRNNSIPQKVAIFIWRAKLNRLPVRSELGKRGIDLDSVLCPICGNEIETVEHSLIKCKKVTEFWIFFFLIWWNVPVCNLNALDPLANDGIFTSFTKYGKSIWEAVKWVGCYVLWKSRNNKVFNRKEWSISSIISEVQTTTFGWIAKRSKKFFLDWHQWIINPEFYVDSLINRLGIG